Proteins from a single region of Paenibacillus sp. BIHB 4019:
- a CDS encoding DUF4573 domain-containing protein, translating to MGPVGPVAPVGPVAPVGPVAPVRPVAPVRPVAPVGPVAPVRPVAPVRPVAPVRPVAPVRPVTPVRPVTPVRPVAPVRPVAPVRPVAPVGPVTPVRPVAPVGPVAPVGPVAPVGPVAPVGPVTPVRPVAPVGPVAPVRPVAPVGPVAPVGPVAPVGPVTPVRPVAPVGPVAPVRPVAPVRPVAPVRPVAPVRPVAPVRPVAPVRPVAPVRPVAPVRPVAPVRPVAPVRPVAPVRPVAPVRPVAPVRPVAPVRPVAPVGPVTPVRPVAPVRPVAPVSPVVPVAPVTPVNPVTPVRPVAPVRPVIPVRPVAPVRPVAPVGPVAPVRPVAPVRPVAPVRPVAPVRPVAPVRPVAPVGPVTPVRPVAPVRPVAPVRPVAPVRPVAPVGPVTPVRPVTPVRPVAPVGPVAPVRPVAPVRPVAPVRPVAPVGPVAPVRPVAPVRPVAPVRPVAPVGPVAPVRPVAPVRPVAPVSPVVPVAPVTPVNPVTPVRPVAPVPPVDPVTPVEPVTPVDPVTPVAPVAPVGPVAPVFPVFPVSPVAPVAPVTPVGPVTPVIPVDPVIPVDPVTPVVPVAPVGPVTPVFPVVPVSPVGPVTPVEPVAPVFPVSPVAPVAPVAPVTPVGPVTPVFPVTPVSPIVPVAPVGPVAPVIPVAPVSPVAPVDPVVPVIPVAPVGPVAPVIPVAPVSPVEPVSPVAPVIPVVPVTPVVPVEPAIPVTPVSPVDPVTPVEPVTPVVPVGPVAPVIPVAPVSPVDPVTPIGPVRPVDPVGPVAPVIPVAPVSPVAPVDPVDPVVPVGPVTPVIPVAPVTPVAPIEPVGPVAPVFPVAPVTPVVPVDPVIPVTPETPVAPVKPVGPVAPVIPVAPVSPVDPVAPVFPVAPVSPVDPVTPVGPVAPVSPVVPVSPVAPVIPVAPVSPVTPVDPV from the coding sequence TTGGGCCCTGTTGGTCCTGTCGCTCCTGTTGGACCCGTTGCTCCTGTTGGTCCTGTCGCTCCTGTTAGACCCGTCGCCCCCGTTAGACCTGTCGCTCCTGTTGGACCTGTCGCCCCCGTTAGACCCGTCGCTCCTGTTAGACCCGTCGCTCCTGTTAGACCCGTCGCCCCCGTTAGACCCGTCACTCCTGTTAGACCCGTCACTCCTGTTAGACCCGTCGCTCCTGTTAGACCCGTCGCTCCTGTTAGACCCGTCGCTCCTGTTGGACCTGTCACTCCCGTTAGACCTGTCGCTCCTGTTGGACCTGTCGCTCCTGTTGGACCTGTCGCTCCTGTTGGACCTGTCGCTCCTGTTGGACCTGTCACTCCCGTTAGACCTGTCGCTCCTGTTGGACCCGTCGCTCCCGTTAGACCTGTCGCTCCTGTTGGACCTGTCGCTCCTGTTGGACCTGTCGCTCCTGTTGGACCTGTCACTCCCGTTAGACCTGTCGCTCCTGTTGGACCCGTCGCTCCCGTTAGACCTGTCGCTCCTGTTAGACCCGTCGCTCCCGTTAGACCCGTCGCTCCCGTTAGACCCGTCGCTCCTGTCAGACCCGTTGCTCCTGTTAGACCCGTCGCTCCCGTTAGACCCGTCGCTCCCGTTAGACCCGTCGCTCCTGTCAGACCCGTTGCTCCTGTTAGACCCGTCGCTCCCGTTAGACCCGTCGCTCCCGTTAGACCCGTCGCTCCTGTCAGACCCGTTGCTCCTGTTAGACCTGTCGCTCCTGTTGGACCTGTCACTCCCGTTAGACCTGTCGCTCCTGTTAGACCCGTTGCACCTGTATCGCCCGTAGTCCCGGTCGCCCCTGTTACACCGGTTAATCCCGTTACTCCCGTTAGACCCGTCGCTCCTGTTAGACCTGTCATTCCCGTTAGACCTGTCGCTCCCGTTAGACCTGTCGCTCCTGTTGGACCCGTCGCTCCCGTTAGACCTGTCGCTCCTGTTAGACCCGTCGCTCCCGTTAGACCCGTTGCTCCTGTTAGACCTGTCGCTCCCGTTAGACCTGTCGCTCCTGTTGGACCTGTCACTCCTGTTAGACCTGTCGCTCCTGTTAGACCCGTCGCTCCTGTTAGACCCGTCGCTCCTGTTAGACCCGTCGCTCCTGTTGGACCTGTCACTCCCGTTAGACCTGTCACTCCCGTTAGACCTGTCGCTCCTGTTGGACCCGTCGCCCCCGTTAGACCAGTCGCTCCCGTTAGACCTGTCGCTCCTGTTAGACCCGTCGCTCCTGTTGGACCTGTCGCTCCCGTTAGACCCGTCGCTCCCGTTAGACCTGTCGCTCCTGTTAGACCTGTCGCTCCTGTTGGACCTGTCGCTCCTGTTAGACCCGTTGCTCCCGTTAGGCCCGTTGCACCTGTATCGCCCGTAGTCCCGGTCGCCCCTGTTACACCGGTTAATCCCGTTACTCCCGTTAGACCTGTCGCTCCTGTACCGCCTGTTGATCCAGTTACTCCCGTTGAACCCGTAACGCCTGTTGACCCAGTTACTCCCGTAGCCCCGGTTGCTCCCGTTGGACCTGTCGCTCCTGTATTTCCTGTATTTCCTGTATCGCCCGTAGCTCCCGTAGCACCAGTTACTCCCGTTGGTCCAGTCACTCCTGTGATTCCCGTTGATCCTGTGATTCCTGTTGATCCCGTAACGCCCGTAGTCCCCGTCGCTCCCGTTGGACCCGTCACTCCTGTGTTTCCTGTCGTTCCTGTATCGCCTGTGGGCCCAGTTACTCCCGTTGAACCCGTCGCTCCTGTGTTTCCTGTATCGCCCGTCGCTCCCGTAGCTCCCGTAGCACCAGTTACTCCCGTTGGTCCAGTCACTCCTGTGTTTCCTGTCACTCCTGTGTCGCCAATAGTCCCCGTTGCTCCCGTTGGACCCGTCGCTCCTGTAATTCCCGTAGCTCCCGTATCGCCTGTAGCCCCTGTTGATCCAGTTGTTCCTGTAATTCCTGTTGCTCCCGTTGGTCCCGTCGCACCAGTGATCCCTGTCGCTCCTGTATCGCCTGTTGAACCCGTTAGTCCCGTTGCTCCTGTAATTCCTGTTGTTCCCGTAACGCCAGTAGTCCCCGTTGAACCTGCGATTCCCGTAACTCCTGTATCGCCTGTTGACCCAGTTACTCCCGTTGAACCTGTAACGCCAGTAGTCCCCGTTGGTCCCGTCGCACCAGTGATCCCTGTCGCTCCTGTATCGCCTGTTGACCCAGTAACTCCCATTGGGCCCGTTAGACCCGTTGATCCCGTTGGACCGGTCGCACCTGTGATTCCCGTTGCTCCCGTATCGCCTGTAGCCCCTGTTGATCCAGTTGATCCCGTAGTTCCCGTTGGACCTGTCACTCCAGTGATTCCTGTCGCTCCCGTAACGCCTGTAGCACCGATTGAACCCGTCGGACCCGTCGCTCCTGTGTTTCCTGTTGCACCCGTAACGCCCGTAGTTCCCGTTGATCCTGTGATTCCCGTAACTCCTGAAACGCCAGTAGCACCGGTTAAACCTGTTGGACCCGTCGCCCCTGTAATTCCTGTTGCTCCCGTATCGCCTGTTGACCCCGTCGCTCCTGTGTTTCCCGTAGCCCCCGTATCGCCTGTCGACCCAGTTACTCCCGTTGGACCCGTCGCTCCTGTATCACCCGTAGTACCCGTTAGTCCCGTCGCTCCTGTAATTCCTGTTGCTCCCGTATCTCCTGTAACCCCGGTTGATCCCGTTTGA